The following proteins come from a genomic window of Gemmatimonadota bacterium:
- a CDS encoding type I restriction-modification system subunit M → MTENNQIQLGRTLWTIADQLRGAMNADDFRDYMLAFLFLRYLSDNYEQAAEKELGRDYPDLDTIENDGRSPLSVWYEQNPDDESAFEKQMRLKAHYIIRPEHLWTSIAYMARTQDDGLLNTLQAGFNYIETESFQSTFSGLFSEINLASEKLGKTYVDRNAKLCTIITRIAEGLAEFSTDSDTLGDAYEYLIGQFAAGSGKKAGEFYTPQRISDILSEIVTLDGQEPNTGKRKRLDSVMDFACGSGSLLLNVRKRMGSHGIGRIYGQEKNVTTYNLARMNMLLHGVKDLEFEIFHGDTLTNDWDMLRETNPSKKPRFDAVVANPPFSYRWEPNEALGEDSRFKNYGLAPKSAADFAFLLHGFHYLTDDGVMAIILPHGVLFRGGAEAKIRRKLLDDGHIDTIIGLPANLFYSTGIPVCILVLKKCKKPDDVLFINASEHYEKGKRQNYLSDEHIGKIIETYRERPEQMIERFARRVEMDEIKANEYNLNISRYVSTAMPEVEIDLSATHRELVEIEKQVEESTEKHNEFLKELGLPPLD, encoded by the coding sequence ATGACCGAAAACAACCAAATTCAGTTAGGTAGGACACTCTGGACCATCGCTGATCAGCTAAGGGGGGCGATGAACGCGGATGACTTCCGCGACTACATGCTGGCTTTCCTGTTCCTCCGCTACCTCTCAGACAATTACGAGCAGGCAGCTGAGAAGGAACTAGGCCGCGACTACCCAGATCTCGACACAATCGAAAACGACGGGCGGTCTCCACTGTCTGTCTGGTACGAGCAGAACCCCGATGATGAGTCGGCGTTCGAGAAGCAGATGCGACTCAAAGCGCATTACATCATCCGCCCCGAACACCTCTGGACCAGCATTGCGTACATGGCACGCACCCAGGACGACGGGCTACTAAACACGCTACAGGCCGGCTTCAATTACATCGAGACCGAATCGTTTCAGAGCACGTTCTCTGGGCTTTTCTCGGAAATCAATCTCGCCTCCGAAAAGCTTGGGAAGACTTACGTAGACCGGAACGCGAAGCTCTGCACGATCATCACCAGAATTGCCGAGGGCCTCGCGGAGTTCTCGACCGACAGTGACACATTAGGCGACGCCTACGAGTACCTGATCGGCCAGTTCGCCGCTGGCTCGGGCAAAAAAGCAGGAGAATTCTACACGCCACAGCGCATTTCGGACATCCTCTCCGAGATCGTCACGCTCGACGGTCAGGAGCCGAATACCGGCAAGCGTAAGCGCCTCGACAGCGTGATGGACTTCGCCTGCGGCTCGGGCTCACTGCTACTCAATGTGCGCAAGCGAATGGGTTCGCACGGTATCGGTAGAATCTACGGGCAGGAAAAGAACGTCACTACCTACAACCTCGCCCGTATGAACATGCTGCTCCACGGGGTGAAGGACCTGGAGTTCGAGATATTCCACGGCGACACGCTGACCAACGACTGGGACATGCTCCGCGAGACGAACCCGTCGAAGAAGCCCCGCTTCGACGCCGTGGTCGCCAACCCACCGTTCAGCTACCGCTGGGAACCGAACGAGGCCTTAGGCGAGGACTCGCGTTTCAAGAACTATGGGCTGGCCCCGAAGTCGGCGGCGGACTTCGCGTTCCTGCTGCATGGGTTTCACTACCTCACGGACGACGGCGTGATGGCGATCATCCTGCCGCACGGCGTGCTGTTCCGTGGCGGCGCTGAGGCAAAGATCCGCCGCAAACTACTCGACGACGGGCACATCGACACCATCATTGGCCTACCTGCGAATCTGTTCTACTCGACCGGCATCCCGGTCTGCATCCTCGTCCTGAAGAAGTGCAAGAAGCCCGATGACGTCCTGTTCATCAACGCATCCGAGCATTACGAGAAGGGCAAGCGACAGAACTATCTTTCCGACGAGCATATCGGGAAGATTATCGAAACGTACCGAGAGCGTCCCGAGCAGATGATCGAGCGGTTCGCCAGGCGCGTGGAGATGGATGAGATCAAGGCCAACGAGTACAACCTGAACATCTCGCGCTATGTCAGTACCGCCATGCCAGAGGTCGAGATTGATTTGTCAGCCACGCATAGGGAATTGGTCGAGATCGAGAAACAAGTCGAGGAGTCAACGGAAAAGCACAACGAGTTTCTGAAGGAACTTGGACTACCTCCTTTAGATTAG
- a CDS encoding UvrD-helicase domain-containing protein — MVEPATDQQQRLEALDTARSFIVQAPAGSGKTELLIQRFLALLARVDRPEAVVAITFTRKAAAEMRHRIVAALGSAAGPRPATPHEAHTWQLAREAVARNDRLDWRLTEHPARLRIQTIDSLCAMLVRRMPWVSRMGAALRPVDDAGHLYARAARRTVSMLDAEGTPGDVTGAVAVLLAHLDNHFGRVEQLLSVMLGTRDQWMRHVAHSGHHRGIRKSPAFGRPTTEDDTGAAGETPTHSGPEAADESGAAGDNGVAGDTGVAGDTGVAGDAPASHGPEALRADLEASLREVVESALAAVRAGFPEQFRDETAALARFSASNLRASNRASAIDACHEMTGFPGSDAESLPSWIGIVEMLLTGQGTRRRSLNVNQGFPPTDAGRDAKERLARIELDPETAESLHELRTLPAPRFDERQWDVLNALMILLPVAVGQLRKIFQEEGCVDFTEIGIRARAALGPDEAPTDLARNLDDRIMHLLIDEFQDTSQSQYGLLIRLIRDWRPDDGRTLFLVGDPMQSIYGFREAEVGLFLQARQHGVGAVNPVPLALSVNFRSHPPVVDWVNRVLRDAFPLSEDILSGAVTYEPSEAFKADHPVSCVRFHPFLARDQEAEAERVVEIIAEAQVRRPDGTIAVLVHARSHLAGIVSALRRNGIRFRAVEIDALGDRPVVRDLLALTRALLHPGNRLAWLAILRAPWCGLTLTDLEALAGGDALAGGNAPSAVWDLLQDPVRRERLSPDARSRIGRILPVLADAFALRARLPVRRLVEGVWSALGGPDCLETRTEREDAAAFLDLLERVQDGLGIPDEKAFADDVARLFAPSDIEAAGDVQLLTIHRAKGLEFDTVILPGLGRVPRSEDPRLLMWHEYARGGRSRLLLAPIRATGGEKDPLYAYLARIESQKRENERTRLLYVAATRARQCLHLLGHALPDPENDALKTPGSRTLLARIWHAVEPKFMEALKDYAGKDPERVAAAAKPRGVPLRRLVADWTPGPPPEDIDFKPLYDPSDPDSDESGHPTFEWVTELQRRVGIVVHQMLQRMYAPDRLEFNENTLRTALRQEGLAGEKLDEAVSRALAALGNTVADERGRWILTRHPQDERELALTTVLDGRPQRYVVDRTFVFEGTRWIIDYKTSAHTGGDLEGFLDNEQQRYRSQLEGYASVLQSLESGPVSLGLYFPMLQGWRTWTYPGNPR, encoded by the coding sequence GTGGTTGAACCTGCAACGGACCAGCAGCAACGTCTCGAGGCGCTCGATACGGCCCGGTCGTTCATCGTCCAGGCGCCCGCTGGGTCCGGCAAAACCGAGTTGCTGATCCAGCGGTTCCTGGCCTTGCTGGCCCGGGTGGACCGGCCGGAGGCCGTCGTGGCCATTACCTTCACCCGCAAGGCCGCCGCGGAAATGCGCCATCGCATCGTCGCGGCCCTCGGAAGCGCCGCCGGACCACGACCCGCGACGCCACACGAAGCCCACACCTGGCAGCTCGCGCGAGAAGCCGTTGCCCGGAACGACCGGCTGGACTGGCGGTTGACCGAGCATCCGGCGCGCCTGCGCATCCAGACGATCGACTCGCTCTGCGCCATGCTGGTGCGCAGGATGCCCTGGGTCTCCCGCATGGGCGCGGCGCTCCGGCCGGTGGATGACGCGGGACACCTGTACGCTCGCGCGGCTCGCCGGACGGTGTCCATGCTGGATGCCGAAGGGACGCCGGGGGACGTGACCGGGGCGGTGGCCGTACTGCTTGCCCACCTGGACAACCACTTCGGGCGAGTCGAGCAGTTACTGAGCGTCATGCTCGGTACCAGGGACCAGTGGATGCGGCACGTAGCCCATAGTGGGCACCACCGTGGGATACGTAAATCTCCGGCATTCGGCAGGCCCACCACAGAGGACGATACCGGTGCGGCCGGCGAAACCCCGACCCACAGCGGGCCCGAAGCGGCCGACGAATCCGGTGCGGCCGGCGATAACGGAGTGGCCGGCGATACCGGAGTGGCCGGCGATACCGGAGTGGCCGGCGATGCCCCGGCGTCCCATGGACCCGAGGCGCTGCGCGCAGACCTGGAGGCTTCCCTCCGGGAGGTTGTCGAGAGCGCCCTTGCAGCGGTCCGGGCCGGTTTTCCCGAGCAATTCAGGGACGAGACCGCCGCACTTGCCCGATTCTCGGCTTCGAACCTGCGTGCGAGCAACCGGGCGAGTGCGATCGACGCATGTCACGAGATGACCGGGTTTCCAGGGTCGGATGCCGAATCCCTCCCTTCCTGGATCGGGATCGTGGAGATGCTCCTGACCGGACAGGGAACCCGGCGCCGGTCCCTGAACGTCAACCAGGGATTCCCGCCGACCGACGCCGGACGCGACGCAAAAGAACGACTTGCCCGCATCGAACTGGACCCGGAAACCGCCGAATCGCTGCACGAGCTGCGCACCCTGCCCGCTCCCCGTTTCGATGAGAGGCAATGGGACGTCCTGAACGCGCTGATGATCCTGCTTCCCGTGGCGGTGGGACAGCTCAGGAAGATCTTCCAGGAAGAGGGATGCGTCGACTTCACGGAGATCGGCATCCGCGCGCGGGCCGCCCTGGGTCCGGACGAGGCACCCACCGACCTGGCCCGGAACCTGGATGATCGCATCATGCATCTACTCATCGACGAGTTCCAGGACACCTCCCAGAGTCAGTACGGCCTGCTTATCCGCTTGATCAGGGACTGGCGCCCGGATGATGGCCGGACGCTGTTCCTGGTGGGCGATCCCATGCAATCGATCTACGGTTTTCGTGAAGCGGAGGTAGGGCTTTTCCTCCAGGCCCGGCAGCACGGCGTAGGCGCCGTCAACCCGGTCCCTCTCGCGCTTTCGGTGAACTTCCGCTCGCATCCACCCGTCGTGGATTGGGTCAACCGCGTGTTGCGCGACGCATTCCCCCTGAGCGAGGACATCCTTTCGGGTGCGGTGACCTATGAGCCCTCCGAGGCATTCAAGGCCGACCATCCCGTTAGTTGCGTCCGCTTCCATCCCTTCCTCGCCCGCGACCAGGAGGCCGAAGCCGAACGCGTCGTCGAAATTATCGCCGAGGCGCAGGTGCGGCGACCGGACGGGACCATCGCCGTGCTGGTCCACGCCCGCAGTCATCTGGCCGGCATCGTTTCCGCCCTGAGAAGGAACGGGATAAGATTCCGTGCCGTGGAGATCGACGCCCTGGGGGACCGCCCGGTGGTGCGGGACCTGCTGGCGCTCACACGGGCGCTCCTGCATCCCGGCAACCGGCTGGCCTGGCTGGCCATACTGCGCGCGCCATGGTGCGGCCTCACGCTGACGGACCTCGAAGCCCTGGCCGGAGGCGACGCCCTGGCTGGAGGCAACGCCCCGTCCGCCGTATGGGATCTCCTTCAGGACCCTGTGCGACGGGAGCGGTTGTCACCGGACGCCCGGTCCAGGATCGGCCGCATTTTGCCCGTACTCGCCGATGCCTTCGCCCTCCGCGCAAGGTTGCCCGTCCGCCGGCTGGTGGAGGGCGTCTGGTCCGCGCTGGGCGGACCGGACTGCCTGGAAACCCGGACAGAGCGCGAAGACGCCGCCGCGTTTCTCGATCTGCTGGAACGGGTTCAGGACGGTCTGGGGATCCCGGACGAGAAAGCCTTCGCCGACGACGTCGCACGCCTTTTCGCGCCTTCCGACATCGAAGCCGCCGGGGACGTGCAGCTGCTGACCATTCACCGGGCCAAGGGGCTGGAGTTCGATACGGTCATCCTGCCCGGCCTGGGTCGCGTTCCGCGATCGGAGGATCCGAGGCTGCTCATGTGGCACGAATACGCCCGCGGCGGCCGGTCCCGGCTTCTTCTGGCGCCTATTCGCGCCACCGGCGGTGAGAAGGACCCGCTCTACGCCTACCTTGCCCGCATTGAATCGCAAAAGCGCGAGAACGAAAGGACCCGGCTGCTCTACGTGGCCGCCACCAGGGCTCGGCAATGTCTGCATCTGCTCGGGCACGCCCTGCCCGATCCGGAGAACGACGCCCTGAAGACGCCGGGTTCGCGGACGTTGCTGGCGAGGATCTGGCACGCCGTGGAGCCGAAGTTCATGGAAGCGCTGAAGGACTACGCAGGAAAAGACCCGGAACGCGTCGCAGCCGCGGCGAAACCCCGGGGGGTGCCGCTCCGACGCCTGGTCGCGGACTGGACGCCCGGACCGCCGCCCGAAGACATCGACTTCAAACCGCTCTACGATCCGTCGGATCCCGACAGCGACGAGTCGGGACATCCCACCTTCGAGTGGGTGACCGAACTTCAGCGCCGGGTGGGCATCGTCGTGCACCAGATGCTGCAGCGCATGTACGCGCCGGATCGCCTGGAATTCAATGAGAATACACTTCGCACGGCGCTCAGGCAGGAAGGACTGGCCGGTGAAAAGCTGGACGAGGCGGTTTCCCGGGCACTGGCCGCCCTGGGAAACACGGTTGCCGACGAAAGGGGTCGCTGGATACTGACAAGGCACCCGCAGGACGAAAGAGAGCTTGCCCTGACCACGGTCCTCGACGGCCGCCCCCAACGATACGTGGTGGACCGGACCTTCGTCTTCGAAGGCACGCGCTGGATCATCGACTACAAGACCAGCGCCCATACCGGCGGGGACCTCGAGGGTTTTCTGGACAACGAACAGCAGCGGTACCGAAGCCAGCTGGAGGGCTATGCGAGCGTTCTGCAGTCGCTGGAATCCGGGCCTGTCAGCCTGGGTCTCTATTTCCCGATGCTTCAGGGGTGGCGGACGTGGACATACCCGGGGAACCCGCGTTGA
- a CDS encoding aminotransferase class V-fold PLP-dependent enzyme, with protein MDIAQIRDQMPGLQFGTYLNTGGIGQSPVCVITAMADGYQQMLSGSVGPADLYTKVEQAASEMPARIAGFFGADAGEIALTMSTGEGYGMVLGGLNWQPGDEVIITNEEHPVPLQAAEGLADRVGAIVKVVEIDQDKDVLLNRLEDIITPRTRLFCFSHVTTDTGTRLPAREICALARERGILTLWDGCQAVGQFPVDLHDMGCDFYATNCYKWMLAPMGTGFLYVRKDAQRILKPLRRPHAPDGTARQYETGTPSSMLYQGLRASLEFMDGIGGPQAIAEEAGRKAESLRTRFDAIPGVRVISSRRADTQSGIVAFAIEGMEGNEVSEALRNRWQITQRGTYINEPTGVRISVAFYTSEAELDTLVEAVTTLAREVD; from the coding sequence ATGGATATCGCACAGATTCGAGATCAGATGCCGGGGCTGCAGTTCGGCACCTACCTGAACACCGGAGGAATCGGCCAGTCGCCGGTCTGTGTGATCACGGCGATGGCCGATGGCTATCAGCAGATGCTCAGCGGCAGTGTGGGTCCTGCCGACTTGTACACGAAGGTGGAACAGGCGGCCTCGGAAATGCCGGCCAGGATCGCCGGGTTCTTCGGTGCCGATGCCGGGGAAATCGCGCTGACGATGAGCACCGGCGAGGGGTACGGTATGGTACTCGGCGGGTTAAACTGGCAGCCGGGCGACGAGGTGATCATCACCAATGAAGAACACCCGGTACCCCTGCAGGCCGCCGAGGGCCTGGCGGACCGGGTGGGGGCGATCGTCAAGGTGGTCGAGATCGACCAGGACAAGGACGTTCTCCTAAATCGACTGGAAGACATCATCACCCCGCGAACCCGACTGTTCTGCTTCAGCCACGTCACGACGGACACCGGGACCCGGTTGCCCGCCCGGGAGATCTGCGCGCTCGCGCGGGAGCGCGGCATTCTCACGCTCTGGGATGGCTGCCAGGCCGTCGGGCAGTTCCCGGTGGACCTGCACGACATGGGCTGCGATTTCTACGCCACCAACTGCTACAAGTGGATGCTCGCGCCCATGGGTACCGGGTTTCTCTATGTGCGGAAAGACGCGCAGCGGATACTGAAGCCCCTTCGACGGCCGCACGCGCCCGATGGCACGGCCCGCCAGTACGAGACCGGAACGCCCTCGAGCATGCTCTACCAGGGTCTCCGCGCCAGTCTCGAATTCATGGACGGCATTGGGGGTCCCCAGGCCATCGCGGAAGAGGCAGGACGAAAAGCGGAATCGCTGCGCACGCGCTTCGACGCCATTCCCGGCGTGCGGGTCATCAGCTCGCGCCGCGCCGATACCCAGTCCGGCATCGTCGCTTTCGCCATCGAGGGCATGGAGGGAAACGAAGTCTCCGAGGCACTCCGGAATCGCTGGCAAATCACCCAGCGGGGCACCTACATCAACGAACCGACCGGCGTGCGGATCTCGGTGGCGTTCTACACCAGCGAGGCCGAGCTGGACACGCTGGTCGAAGCGGTCACGACCCTGGCGAGGGAGGTGGATTAG
- a CDS encoding MarR family transcriptional regulator — MDKHRKGNLTDRFVSVVDQLNRLMSGGNWVRLRILDLNVHHVNTLQVLNQNGPLRMSTIADHLGSTQSHATNVVKKLVDRKYLNRKSDPDDRRVVICEITAIGKLIAGRYLELVTQRATNMAEVWDEEQLESVVASLELFCRDEAATRDRSGSSSG, encoded by the coding sequence ATGGATAAACACCGGAAAGGGAATTTAACGGACCGGTTCGTGTCCGTGGTGGACCAGCTGAATCGCCTGATGTCCGGCGGGAACTGGGTCAGGCTGCGGATACTGGATCTGAACGTCCATCACGTCAACACGCTTCAGGTGTTGAATCAGAACGGACCGCTGCGCATGAGCACGATTGCCGATCACCTGGGCAGCACGCAGTCGCACGCCACGAACGTTGTCAAAAAACTGGTCGACCGGAAGTACCTGAACAGAAAATCGGACCCGGATGATCGAAGAGTCGTGATCTGCGAAATCACGGCTATAGGCAAGCTGATTGCAGGCCGGTACCTGGAACTCGTCACGCAGCGCGCGACCAACATGGCCGAGGTGTGGGACGAAGAGCAATTGGAATCCGTCGTCGCATCTCTGGAGTTGTTCTGCCGCGATGAAGCGGCGACGCGGGACCGGAGCGGTTCCAGTTCGGGCTAA
- a CDS encoding PD-(D/E)XK nuclease family protein, producing MTILTETIHLAHDLRLVHDRDQEAAGRTSWPTEQIMPLSAWLSDTWKNGLFSDQPATVDRLLSMAEERLVWEDVIRSMAGDSLLDIPSTAEAAARSWERLCSWAIPLDAEAWNESEDARAFLDWARTFQARFQRNGWISNAELPASVADLIDRGAAPAPEEIEFAGFPELSPVQKRLIDALARRGVKVRERAQTEEAGDAVRVGYADAGREIRAAAVWARHCLESDPDAHDPAYRIGIVVTDLNQQRDEIERVFGEVMHPRNRLRPDLDPSRCFNIYLGRTLDEYPVIQTAFLFLGIDPGDLSVDQAGRVLRSPFLPAAAEELTSRALLDAELRAGGAPDVSFADVIRLARKRKDADRCPKLVTLLETWTETYRTLQTSRLPSDWAPVLSAFLRDIGWPGDRTLDSIEYQTLKTWGKSLTDLANLDDVFGRVPLHGAVDALRNLASSQQFQPESAPAPVQILGVLESYDFRFDRLWLMGLHDGAWPADPAPDPFIPVRLQRRYGLPRSSPKRELESTRMHTSRLLSSSPSVVVSYPEREEDADLAVSPLVRMLPETSADGLGIPPQPGDEEGIRGDEDGFPGASVLEVLDDHYGPASDDVALKGGTFLFKLQAACPFKAFAELRLGARALEQPEPGLNALERGRLLHRVLERVWGRLKSHGHLLTVTEEELADLVRGHVEPEVRRILGGRLARNPRLAEIEQARLVRIIGEWMGLEWQRKPFMVVDQEEIRSVEVGGIEVNIRVDRVDRLEDGKLVILDYKSGECGPADWAGARPEEPQLPIYAVSAEAEVAGVLFAKLRTGDLGFRGLAESPDIAPGVRVPENQPPIAQTISDWRTVLDELGRDYREGRAHVDPKDPAKTCRYCELPSLCRISQGTVELEEAEVPVEAVEPLEAQALDDQEIPEEDRG from the coding sequence ATGACCATTTTGACCGAGACTATCCACCTCGCACACGATCTCCGTCTCGTCCATGATCGGGATCAGGAGGCGGCGGGTCGGACTTCGTGGCCTACCGAACAGATTATGCCGCTGTCCGCATGGCTATCGGATACGTGGAAGAACGGGCTGTTCTCGGATCAACCGGCAACGGTGGACCGCCTGCTTAGTATGGCCGAAGAACGGCTGGTCTGGGAAGACGTCATCCGGTCCATGGCCGGAGACTCGCTGCTGGATATTCCCTCGACGGCGGAGGCCGCCGCCAGATCCTGGGAACGCCTGTGCAGCTGGGCGATACCACTCGACGCCGAGGCGTGGAACGAATCCGAAGACGCCCGGGCTTTCCTGGACTGGGCCCGGACGTTTCAGGCACGCTTCCAACGCAACGGCTGGATTTCGAACGCCGAATTACCTGCGTCGGTCGCTGATCTCATCGACCGGGGAGCGGCACCGGCGCCCGAGGAGATCGAATTCGCGGGATTTCCCGAGCTATCGCCGGTGCAGAAACGCCTGATCGACGCCCTTGCACGCCGCGGCGTGAAGGTCCGGGAGCGCGCTCAAACCGAGGAAGCCGGCGATGCCGTGCGCGTGGGCTACGCCGATGCCGGGCGGGAGATCCGTGCCGCCGCCGTATGGGCGCGCCATTGCCTGGAAAGCGATCCGGACGCGCACGACCCGGCGTACCGGATCGGCATCGTCGTGACCGATCTGAATCAGCAAAGAGACGAAATCGAGCGTGTATTCGGCGAGGTGATGCACCCCCGGAATCGGCTCCGGCCGGACCTCGACCCGTCGCGGTGCTTTAACATTTACCTCGGACGTACGCTCGATGAATATCCCGTCATTCAGACGGCGTTCCTGTTTCTTGGTATCGATCCTGGAGATCTCTCCGTCGATCAAGCCGGCCGCGTGCTGCGATCCCCCTTTCTACCCGCGGCTGCTGAAGAGTTGACCAGCCGCGCCTTGCTGGACGCGGAACTACGCGCCGGCGGTGCACCGGACGTGTCCTTTGCGGATGTAATCAGGCTAGCCCGGAAACGAAAGGACGCGGACCGGTGTCCCAAACTCGTGACACTCCTCGAGACCTGGACGGAAACGTACAGGACGCTTCAGACTTCGCGGCTGCCCAGTGACTGGGCGCCGGTCCTTTCCGCGTTCCTTCGCGACATTGGATGGCCCGGAGACCGCACGCTCGACAGCATCGAATACCAGACCCTTAAAACCTGGGGTAAATCGCTTACCGATCTGGCCAACCTGGACGACGTGTTCGGACGCGTTCCGCTTCACGGCGCTGTGGACGCACTGAGGAACCTGGCCTCGAGCCAGCAGTTTCAACCGGAATCCGCACCGGCCCCCGTCCAGATTCTGGGCGTATTGGAAAGCTACGACTTTCGTTTCGACCGGCTTTGGTTAATGGGCCTGCATGACGGCGCCTGGCCGGCCGATCCCGCGCCCGACCCGTTCATTCCGGTACGCCTTCAACGCCGTTACGGCCTGCCCAGGTCGTCGCCGAAAAGGGAACTCGAGTCCACCCGGATGCACACTTCACGCTTACTCTCATCCTCGCCTTCCGTCGTCGTCAGTTATCCCGAGCGGGAAGAGGATGCGGACCTGGCCGTCAGTCCGCTCGTTCGCATGTTGCCCGAGACCTCGGCCGACGGCCTGGGCATCCCTCCGCAGCCCGGAGACGAGGAAGGGATCCGCGGTGACGAGGACGGGTTCCCCGGCGCTTCCGTTCTGGAGGTCCTGGACGACCACTACGGACCTGCGAGCGACGACGTGGCGCTCAAGGGCGGGACCTTCCTGTTCAAGCTTCAGGCGGCCTGCCCGTTCAAGGCCTTTGCCGAACTGCGACTTGGCGCCAGGGCGCTGGAGCAACCAGAACCCGGCCTGAACGCGCTCGAACGGGGAAGGCTTCTGCACCGCGTGCTCGAACGGGTCTGGGGACGGCTGAAATCTCACGGGCACCTGCTGACAGTGACGGAGGAGGAGTTGGCGGATCTTGTACGAGGGCACGTCGAACCCGAGGTCCGGCGGATCCTGGGTGGCCGGCTTGCGCGCAATCCCCGTCTTGCGGAGATCGAGCAGGCCAGGCTGGTGCGCATCATCGGTGAATGGATGGGGCTGGAATGGCAGCGGAAGCCATTCATGGTGGTCGACCAGGAGGAAATCCGGTCGGTTGAAGTCGGCGGTATCGAGGTAAATATCCGGGTGGACCGGGTGGACCGCCTGGAGGACGGGAAGCTGGTCATCCTGGATTACAAGTCCGGGGAATGCGGCCCTGCCGACTGGGCGGGTGCGAGACCGGAGGAACCACAGTTGCCAATATACGCCGTTTCCGCGGAAGCCGAGGTGGCCGGCGTACTATTCGCGAAGCTGCGGACGGGTGACCTGGGATTCAGGGGACTGGCCGAATCTCCGGATATCGCGCCGGGGGTCCGGGTACCTGAAAACCAGCCGCCGATTGCGCAGACCATAAGCGACTGGAGAACGGTGCTGGATGAACTCGGTCGCGACTACCGGGAAGGCCGGGCGCACGTGGATCCCAAGGACCCCGCCAAGACCTGCAGATACTGCGAACTGCCGTCCCTGTGCCGGATAAGCCAGGGGACGGTGGAACTGGAGGAAGCAGAGGTACCAGTGGAAGCGGTGGAACCGCTGGAAGCCCAGGCGCTGGATGATCAGGAGATACCGGAGGAAGACCGTGGTTGA
- a CDS encoding dienelactone hydrolase family protein, with translation MPPEAKPPEEKIDPRVFELYDEYCHGYIDRRTFLSRAAAITIGGVSALSMAQALLPRYAEAQTISFTDRRIKGTYVEYPSPGGNSGTMRGYLVLPTGDGPFPAVIIFHENRGLNPYIEDVARRAAVAGFLALAPDGLAPISGYPGNDDDGRTMHRSLDREKLDRDMINSARFLKSHALSNGRLGATGFCWGGGMTNRLAVALGSDLDAGVPYYGATAASEDVPKIEAALMIIYAGTDRRINAMWPEYEEALSANGVTYEMHMFEGTLHGFHNNSTPRYNETAAAQAWNLTVGFFRRHLAD, from the coding sequence ATGCCACCCGAAGCAAAACCACCCGAAGAAAAGATCGACCCGCGTGTCTTCGAACTGTATGACGAGTACTGTCACGGCTACATCGACCGGCGCACGTTTCTCAGTCGCGCCGCGGCGATCACGATCGGCGGCGTCTCCGCGCTCTCGATGGCGCAGGCGCTCCTGCCGCGCTACGCCGAGGCTCAGACGATCTCCTTCACCGACCGGCGGATCAAGGGTACGTACGTCGAGTATCCGTCACCCGGCGGTAACTCCGGGACCATGAGGGGATATCTCGTGCTGCCCACCGGCGACGGGCCCTTTCCTGCCGTCATAATTTTCCACGAGAACCGGGGCCTGAACCCTTACATCGAGGACGTGGCGCGGCGCGCGGCCGTGGCCGGGTTCCTCGCGCTGGCCCCGGACGGACTGGCTCCGATCAGCGGCTACCCGGGCAACGATGACGACGGCCGTACCATGCATCGGAGCCTAGACCGGGAGAAGCTGGACCGGGACATGATCAACAGCGCGCGGTTTCTGAAGAGCCATGCCCTTTCGAACGGCCGGCTCGGCGCCACGGGCTTCTGCTGGGGCGGGGGCATGACCAATCGCCTCGCGGTGGCCCTCGGCAGCGACCTGGACGCCGGCGTGCCGTACTACGGTGCCACGGCAGCGAGCGAGGACGTGCCTAAGATCGAGGCGGCCCTGATGATCATCTACGCGGGGACCGACCGGCGCATCAACGCCATGTGGCCGGAGTACGAGGAAGCGCTTAGCGCGAACGGCGTGACGTACGAAATGCACATGTTCGAGGGTACGCTCCACGGTTTCCACAACAACTCCACGCCCCGGTACAACGAGACGGCGGCGGCGCAGGCGTGGAACCTCACCGTGGGCTTCTTCCGTAGACACCTCGCGGACTAG